A region of Moorena producens PAL-8-15-08-1 DNA encodes the following proteins:
- a CDS encoding ATP-binding protein, whose amino-acid sequence MSRRRKIKLVPLGNPEQFQDILYSDESITLGELLSQAPALSTEPIDESLMEQEIGKFLIIAVQEPWDCPLYRPPGLVISDQTQEDSSAPDSQPSATESQPAAPTQQKPDNQADHLSTPGDHTLPTHVKEKDAVILAYAREIDTAASFLRAELSVLIVCEKLVVANLWQEMARRANLNPVELSVPEEDESGPMARSLRQRQLATLKHLINALKQGDVLIIPHLDLLAGGSDANLPTESRELIELVYKQSDRLILAFADRSQDIPEVLAARFAVRLLISGVSRTVVYPNGEQKSIGRALVTADEAAHFQDFDPEGLYKNVAGMNPIRLRHAIKYAVQEQAGTEKVPVTRLYQAIRAFKAQTSVNFEVPDVTFANIGGYEQVKAELNKAIRLMTGSYDLPNEQLRRELIPRGFIFHGPPGTGKTLFAKAIANQLNATIQVVSGPEVTDMYVGESERKVRELFAEARRNAPAVLVFDEFDSIATKRSGRDDGGTRAGNALVAQILTEMDGFRPDVPMLVIGTTNRLDIIDEALLRPSRFKAIAIGLPNLRARRAIAQVHAQHFNIELSSELLELIATETEGMSGDDIRSIFRDAYVGLHCEKPPRPVDAHRLGELVGLLRKVIRRP is encoded by the coding sequence ATGAGTAGAAGGAGAAAAATTAAGCTGGTTCCTTTGGGAAATCCTGAACAGTTCCAAGATATTTTATACAGTGACGAATCCATAACACTTGGGGAGTTACTCTCTCAAGCTCCTGCTCTTAGCACCGAGCCGATCGATGAAAGTCTGATGGAGCAGGAAATAGGAAAATTCCTGATCATAGCTGTTCAAGAACCCTGGGATTGCCCTCTGTATCGTCCTCCTGGTTTAGTGATTAGTGATCAGACTCAAGAGGATAGCTCAGCCCCAGATAGCCAGCCTAGTGCTACAGAGTCTCAGCCAGCTGCTCCTACTCAACAGAAACCAGACAATCAAGCTGATCACCTCTCAACACCAGGGGATCATACCTTGCCTACTCATGTCAAGGAAAAAGATGCAGTCATACTCGCTTATGCCAGGGAGATTGATACAGCCGCATCCTTTTTGAGGGCAGAACTTTCAGTTTTAATTGTCTGTGAAAAGCTGGTGGTTGCAAACCTTTGGCAGGAAATGGCACGACGAGCTAATCTTAACCCAGTCGAGCTGAGTGTGCCTGAGGAAGACGAATCAGGTCCGATGGCTCGCAGTCTTCGTCAACGTCAACTAGCAACTCTCAAACATCTGATTAACGCTCTCAAGCAAGGAGATGTGTTAATTATTCCCCATTTAGATTTGCTGGCGGGGGGCAGTGATGCTAATTTACCCACAGAATCGAGGGAACTGATTGAATTAGTTTATAAACAAAGCGATCGCTTAATTTTAGCCTTTGCTGACCGCTCCCAGGATATTCCGGAAGTCCTAGCAGCGCGATTTGCAGTTCGTTTGCTGATTAGTGGTGTATCCCGCACAGTAGTTTATCCTAATGGTGAGCAAAAATCCATTGGTAGAGCCTTAGTTACCGCAGATGAGGCAGCACATTTCCAGGATTTTGACCCAGAGGGGCTTTATAAAAATGTCGCAGGGATGAACCCAATTCGCTTACGTCACGCCATTAAATATGCCGTTCAGGAGCAAGCAGGAACAGAAAAAGTTCCCGTAACCAGGCTTTATCAAGCCATCCGAGCCTTTAAAGCTCAAACCTCTGTGAATTTTGAAGTGCCTGATGTGACCTTTGCCAATATTGGGGGTTACGAACAGGTTAAAGCAGAATTAAACAAGGCAATTCGCTTGATGACAGGCTCCTATGACCTCCCCAACGAGCAATTAAGACGGGAATTAATTCCGAGGGGATTTATTTTTCACGGACCCCCAGGTACAGGTAAAACCTTATTTGCCAAAGCGATCGCTAATCAACTCAACGCCACTATCCAGGTAGTTTCCGGCCCAGAAGTCACGGACATGTACGTTGGTGAAAGTGAGCGGAAGGTCAGGGAACTCTTTGCCGAAGCCAGGCGCAATGCTCCAGCAGTCCTAGTTTTTGATGAGTTTGATTCTATTGCCACCAAGCGTTCTGGACGAGATGATGGTGGCACCAGGGCAGGAAACGCTCTAGTTGCCCAAATTCTGACGGAAATGGATGGGTTTCGTCCCGATGTTCCCATGCTGGTGATTGGCACAACTAACCGCCTTGATATTATTGATGAAGCATTGTTACGTCCCAGTCGTTTTAAAGCGATCGCAATTGGTCTGCCTAATCTCAGAGCCAGACGAGCGATCGCTCAAGTTCACGCCCAGCATTTTAACATTGAGCTATCCTCAGAACTGCTGGAGTTGATTGCAACCGAAACAGAGGGGATGAGCGGGGATGACATCCGTTCTATATTCCGGGATGCTTATGTGGGATTACACTGCGAAAAACCACCCCGTCCAGTTGATGCCCACCGTTTAGGTGAATTAGTAGGGTTACTACGGAAGGTTATTCGCAGACCCTGA
- a CDS encoding radical SAM-modified peptide, FtsH ternary system-associated: MDHSDSNLPPKPRFVAYLPDLITQEDYLDSPKQQKLRVRIDITDEGVEILGDSMYAHLVEELLAQLGADEIERMLCG, encoded by the coding sequence ATGGATCACTCAGACTCTAATCTACCTCCTAAGCCACGCTTTGTGGCTTATTTACCCGATTTGATTACACAAGAGGATTATTTAGATTCCCCTAAACAACAAAAGCTCCGTGTGCGTATTGATATAACTGATGAAGGAGTGGAGATTCTAGGGGACAGTATGTATGCCCATCTTGTAGAAGAACTACTCGCTCAATTAGGTGCAGATGAGATCGAACGAATGCTTTGTGGCTAG
- a CDS encoding SUMF1/EgtB/PvdO family nonheme iron enzyme, producing MNAGHTPGYLLAQIESALCSAFPSEIKLAMMLQHQFNINLSQIASGGNLTEIVYKVVQDFNSSNSLAKLINKALKENQNNFELNAIEEKFEITISLVKILLPLEKNLTKQMQQAYRDCCPDWKNNIPDSFYDLLENLDDIHQPTDDEKLIVKFVDSLLVNGNIPKSKAEQLKQWLAKNAKNVYNLESYKQNFNRKSDSDQSSKSEISRPEAEEESLKQFSFEVVTVNRRGETIKEESQQADYFTQDLGNGVDLEMVSIPAGSFLMGSPKSERYSNDSERPQHQVTIQPFFLGKYQVTQAQWRAVANLPKIKRDLKPDPSYFPGDNRPVEQVNWYDAMEFCRRLSQYTGRKYRLPSEAEWEYACRARTTTPFHYGETITSELANYDASYTYAEEAKGEYREETTDVGRFPANGFGLYDMHGNVWEWCGDPSHGNYKGAPTDGSVWSIKFHPFKLSILRGGSWVSYPWFCRSAHRDNNLTRDAIKTNVGFRVARGVG from the coding sequence ATGAATGCTGGACATACCCCTGGTTATCTCCTCGCGCAGATAGAGTCAGCACTGTGCAGTGCTTTCCCTAGTGAAATTAAATTAGCAATGATGCTACAACATCAATTCAATATAAATCTGTCACAGATTGCTAGTGGTGGCAATTTGACGGAAATTGTTTACAAAGTAGTACAAGATTTTAATAGTAGCAATAGTTTAGCAAAATTAATTAATAAAGCCCTTAAAGAAAATCAAAATAATTTTGAATTAAATGCAATTGAGGAAAAATTTGAAATTACGATTAGTTTAGTCAAGATATTGCTTCCTTTAGAAAAAAACTTGACCAAACAAATGCAACAGGCTTACAGAGATTGTTGTCCTGATTGGAAAAATAACATTCCTGACAGTTTTTATGATCTATTAGAAAATTTGGATGATATACATCAACCAACTGATGATGAAAAACTGATTGTCAAATTTGTCGATAGTTTATTAGTAAATGGAAATATTCCCAAGTCAAAAGCTGAGCAACTAAAGCAATGGTTAGCAAAAAATGCTAAAAACGTTTATAATTTAGAATCTTACAAACAAAACTTCAATCGAAAATCTGATTCAGATCAATCTTCAAAATCGGAAATATCAAGACCAGAAGCAGAAGAAGAAAGTTTAAAGCAGTTTTCCTTTGAAGTAGTAACAGTTAACCGTAGAGGAGAAACAATCAAGGAAGAATCTCAGCAAGCGGATTATTTCACTCAAGATCTGGGAAATGGAGTAGACCTAGAGATGGTGTCTATCCCAGCAGGAAGCTTCTTAATGGGTTCCCCGAAAAGTGAGAGGTACAGTAATGACAGCGAAAGACCTCAGCACCAAGTAACCATCCAACCCTTTTTCCTGGGGAAATATCAGGTAACCCAGGCGCAATGGCGAGCTGTGGCCAACCTACCTAAAATTAAGCGGGACTTAAAGCCAGACCCCTCTTACTTTCCAGGAGACAATCGACCAGTAGAGCAAGTCAACTGGTACGATGCGATGGAATTTTGCCGTCGCCTTTCTCAATATACAGGAAGGAAATACAGATTACCGAGTGAAGCGGAATGGGAATACGCCTGTAGAGCCCGAACTACCACACCATTCCATTATGGAGAGACCATAACCAGTGAATTAGCTAATTATGACGCTTCCTATACGTATGCAGAGGAAGCAAAAGGGGAATATCGAGAAGAAACCACCGACGTAGGACGTTTTCCCGCCAACGGCTTTGGCTTATACGATATGCACGGCAATGTTTGGGAGTGGTGTGGGGATCCAAGCCATGGTAATTACAAAGGAGCTCCTACAGATGGGAGTGTCTGGAGTATAAAATTTCATCCTTTTAAACTTTCTATTCTGCGGGGCGGCTCCTGGGTCAGCTATCCTTGGTTTTGCCGTTCTGCCCACCGCGACAACAATTTGACGCGCGATGCCATCAAAACCAATGTCGGTTTTCGTGTGGCGAGGGGTGTTGGGTAG
- a CDS encoding SUMF1/EgtB/PvdO family nonheme iron enzyme, translating to MQQSYKDCCPDCKNKIPGSFYDIIKNLDDIHQPTDDEKLIVKFVDYLLVNGNVPKSKAQQLKQWLERNANNVSDLESHKQNLNPQPDSDQSSTSETPSASDKPPTSETPIGLKQFSFEVVTVNRRGETINRENKQASYFTEDLGNGVDLAMVSIPEGSFSMGSPETEKDSFDKERPQHLVSIQPFFLGKYQVTQAQWRAVAKLPKVKRDLDPDPSEFKGKNRPVEQVTWVDAVEFCRRLSEHTGTEYRLPSEAEWEYACRAGTTTPFHYGETITTKLANYNGNYTYAEEAEGEYREETTSVGRFPPNGFGLYDMHGNVWEWCGDPYHGNYFGAPTDGSIWSINDNQDYYPVLRGGSWLGHPRFCRSAFRSDYDARVSFDDNVGFRVARAVARS from the coding sequence ATGCAACAGTCTTACAAAGATTGTTGTCCTGATTGCAAAAATAAAATTCCTGGCAGTTTTTATGATATTATAAAAAATTTGGATGATATACATCAACCAACTGATGATGAAAAACTGATTGTCAAATTTGTCGATTATTTATTAGTAAATGGAAATGTTCCCAAGTCAAAGGCTCAGCAACTAAAGCAATGGTTAGAGAGAAATGCCAATAACGTTTCTGATTTAGAATCTCACAAACAAAACTTAAATCCACAACCTGATTCAGATCAATCTTCAACATCGGAAACGCCATCTGCTTCAGATAAACCTCCAACATCGGAAACGCCAATAGGTTTAAAGCAGTTTTCCTTTGAAGTAGTAACAGTTAACCGTAGAGGAGAAACAATCAACCGAGAAAATAAACAAGCAAGTTACTTCACTGAAGATCTGGGGAATGGAGTAGACCTAGCTATGGTGTCTATCCCAGAAGGAAGCTTCTCAATGGGTTCCCCGGAAACTGAGAAGGACAGTTTTGATAAAGAAAGACCTCAGCACCTAGTAAGCATCCAACCCTTCTTCCTGGGGAAATATCAGGTAACCCAGGCGCAATGGCGAGCTGTGGCCAAGCTTCCAAAAGTTAAGCGGGACTTAGATCCAGACCCCTCTGAGTTTAAAGGAAAGAATCGACCAGTGGAGCAAGTAACCTGGGTCGATGCAGTGGAATTTTGCCGTCGCCTTTCTGAACATACAGGAACGGAATACAGATTACCCAGTGAAGCAGAATGGGAATACGCCTGTAGAGCTGGAACTACTACACCATTCCATTATGGAGAGACCATAACCACTAAATTAGCTAATTATAATGGTAACTATACTTATGCAGAGGAAGCAGAAGGGGAATATCGAGAAGAAACCACTTCAGTAGGACGTTTTCCCCCCAACGGTTTTGGCTTATACGATATGCACGGCAATGTTTGGGAGTGGTGTGGGGATCCTTACCATGGTAATTACTTTGGAGCCCCTACAGATGGGAGTATCTGGAGTATTAATGATAATCAGGATTATTATCCTGTTCTGCGGGGCGGCTCCTGGTTAGGCCATCCTAGATTTTGCCGTTCTGCCTTCCGCAGCGACTATGACGCGCGCGTTAGCTTCGACGACAATGTCGGTTTTCGTGTGGCTCGGGCTGTTGCAAGGAGCTAG
- a CDS encoding effector-associated domain EAD1-containing protein, whose protein sequence is MNTGNPPGYLLAQIESALCSAFPSEIKLEMMLEHQFNINLPQVASGDNLTEIVYKVVQDFNSSNSLEELINKALKENPNNSDLKAIAENFKITTSLINILLPLEKNLIK, encoded by the coding sequence ATGAATACTGGAAATCCCCCTGGTTATCTCCTCGCGCAGATAGAGTCAGCACTGTGTAGTGCTTTCCCTAGTGAAATTAAATTAGAAATGATGCTAGAACATCAATTCAATATAAATCTGCCACAGGTTGCTAGTGGTGACAATTTGACTGAAATTGTTTACAAAGTAGTACAAGATTTTAATAGTAGCAATAGTTTAGAAGAATTAATTAATAAAGCCCTTAAAGAAAATCCAAATAATTCTGACTTAAAGGCAATCGCTGAAAATTTTAAAATTACGACTAGTTTAATCAATATATTGCTTCCTTTAGAAAAAAACTTGATCAAATAA
- a CDS encoding SUMF1/EgtB/PvdO family nonheme iron enzyme yields MNTGHTLGYLLKKINEALCSAFPDKTDLEMMVLFELNINLNEVASGGNLKAIVHKLIMYCQAYNQLEELIDRALKQNQNNAKLKAIEQNFKITTSLINILIPLEKKLLKQMQKSYRDCCPDCQNKNPNTFYEILENLDHIHIHQRNNDEKFIVKFVGHLLVNGNIPESDAEQLKQWLEKNANDISNLLVYKQTAEPKGLKQFSFQVVTVNRRGAIINRESQQADYFTQDLGNGVDLDMVYIPAGTFLMGSPETERGSDETERPQHQVIILPFFLGKYQVTQAQWQAVAKLPKVNRDLDPDPSYFKGKNRPVEQVSWYDAVEFCDRLSQYTGRKYRLPSEAEWEYACRARTTTPFHYGETIRSKLANYGASSIYAEEAKGEFREETTPVGSFPPNGFGLYDMHGNVWEWCGDPWHDNYEGAPTDGSIWTKYNNHTDYYIVRGGSWYDLPRYCRSASRNFFLARELIFSIIGFRVARGVA; encoded by the coding sequence ATGAATACTGGACATACCCTTGGTTATCTACTCAAAAAGATAAACGAAGCACTGTGTAGTGCGTTTCCTGATAAAACTGACTTAGAAATGATGGTGCTTTTTGAATTAAATATAAATCTGAACGAGGTTGCTAGCGGTGGAAATTTAAAGGCAATAGTTCACAAATTAATTATGTATTGTCAGGCTTACAATCAGTTAGAAGAATTAATTGATAGAGCACTTAAACAAAATCAAAATAATGCTAAATTAAAAGCGATTGAGCAAAATTTTAAAATTACCACTAGTTTAATCAATATATTGATTCCTTTAGAAAAAAAATTGCTCAAACAAATGCAAAAGTCTTACAGAGATTGTTGTCCCGATTGTCAAAATAAAAATCCTAACACTTTTTATGAAATTCTAGAAAATTTGGATCATATACATATACATCAACGAAATAATGATGAAAAATTTATTGTAAAATTTGTCGGTCATTTATTAGTAAATGGAAATATTCCTGAGTCAGACGCTGAGCAACTAAAGCAATGGTTAGAAAAAAATGCCAATGACATTTCTAATTTATTAGTTTACAAACAAACGGCAGAGCCAAAAGGTTTAAAGCAGTTTTCCTTTCAAGTAGTAACAGTTAACCGTAGAGGAGCAATAATCAACCGAGAATCCCAGCAAGCGGATTATTTCACTCAAGATCTCGGGAATGGAGTAGACCTAGACATGGTGTATATCCCAGCAGGAACCTTCTTAATGGGTTCCCCGGAAACTGAGAGGGGGAGTGATGAAACTGAAAGACCTCAGCACCAAGTAATCATCCTACCCTTTTTCCTGGGGAAATATCAGGTAACCCAGGCGCAATGGCAAGCGGTGGCCAAGCTCCCAAAAGTTAACCGGGACTTAGATCCAGACCCCTCTTACTTTAAAGGAAAGAATCGACCAGTAGAGCAAGTAAGCTGGTACGATGCGGTGGAATTTTGCGATCGCCTTTCTCAATATACAGGAAGGAAATACAGATTACCGAGTGAAGCGGAATGGGAATATGCCTGTAGAGCCCGAACAACCACACCATTCCATTATGGAGAGACCATAAGGAGTAAATTAGCTAATTATGGTGCTTCCTCTATTTATGCAGAGGAAGCAAAAGGGGAATTTCGAGAAGAAACCACCCCAGTAGGAAGTTTCCCCCCCAACGGCTTTGGCTTATACGATATGCATGGCAATGTTTGGGAGTGGTGTGGGGATCCTTGGCATGATAATTACGAAGGAGCTCCTACAGATGGGAGTATCTGGACTAAATATAATAATCATACTGATTATTATATAGTGCGGGGCGGCTCGTGGTACGACCTTCCTAGGTATTGCCGTTCTGCCTCCCGCAACTTCTTTCTCGCGCGCGAGTTGATCTTCAGCATTATCGGTTTTCGTGTGGCTCGGGGTGTTGCGTAG